From Brochothrix thermosphacta DSM 20171 = FSL F6-1036, a single genomic window includes:
- a CDS encoding CcdC family protein, translating to MSFWGSAIITLAFGVAIIIIRMKSSKDPATFKKIWIPPLGMLTGGLMFVVPMFRVSPPNILEAIGLGLVFSIVLIWTTKYDIRGDDIYIVRTKSFPYILMGLLVIRLIIKYFLADTIDFGELAGMFWILGVAMIWPWRIAMHFQLKSKLREKSSVLN from the coding sequence ATGTCTTTTTGGGGTTCAGCAATTATTACACTTGCGTTTGGTGTTGCCATTATTATTATTCGCATGAAATCGTCGAAAGATCCAGCGACATTTAAAAAAATATGGATACCACCACTAGGCATGCTAACGGGAGGATTGATGTTCGTTGTCCCGATGTTTCGCGTTTCGCCACCAAATATTTTGGAAGCGATTGGGCTAGGTTTAGTATTCTCGATTGTGTTAATATGGACAACAAAATACGATATTCGTGGCGATGATATTTACATTGTTCGCACAAAATCGTTTCCTTATATACTAATGGGGTTACTCGTAATTCGTTTAATTATTAAGTACTTTTTAGCAGACACAATTGATTTTGGTGAGTTAGCAGGGATGTTTTGGATCCTTGGTGTAGCGATGATTTGGCCTTGGCGAATTGCGATGCATTTTCAACTCAAATCAAAATTACGAGAAAAAAGTAGTGTTTTAAACTAA
- a CDS encoding ABC transporter ATP-binding protein, giving the protein MEKFEKLTGKQQLATLKRLLSYAKPYKKSLAWTLILTLIVTLGNLATPLLIKYILDNFIQDKSTDIAALSLWTGITFATFVVTSLVWYVEQLRFQKTAFHIVQDLRTGLFQDLQKKGMRFYDQVPSGSIVSRLTNDTEAITDMFVSVLSTAVSAVFMLTGIYITMFILNVKLALICLLLLPISIWIIFLYQKYSTTFYQQAREQLSEMNAKLAESISGMPIIQQFSQEKRLRNEFSETNEAYFEASFRNTKLNGLLLGPAIQLLSGLGIAIILFYFGWASFSGAVSVGVVFVFISYIQQLFNPIQQIMERLAFFQQAVVASSRIFKMMDNHEYAPKQAETTHRVIKKGEVEFKNVSFSYDGKQDVLSNISFVARPGETVALVGHTGSGKSSIINLMMRFYEFERGDILIDGVSIKEYPTAELREKMGLVLQDSFLYYGTISDNIRLKNENLTQAQIEEAAEFVQADRFINEFPNGYEHRVVERGAAFSQGQKQLLSFARTIVTDPKILVLDEATASIDTETEQLIQEGLVRIRQGRTTIAIAHRLSTIRDAEQILVLDHGKIVERGTHDELVAQRGIYFSMYELQNKSETVID; this is encoded by the coding sequence ATGGAAAAGTTTGAAAAACTCACTGGAAAACAACAGTTAGCAACTTTGAAACGGTTGCTCAGTTATGCAAAACCTTACAAAAAAAGCCTTGCATGGACATTGATTTTAACGTTAATCGTCACATTAGGTAACCTGGCAACACCTTTGTTAATTAAATACATTCTTGATAATTTCATCCAAGATAAGAGCACCGATATTGCTGCGCTCTCATTGTGGACAGGAATTACATTTGCAACGTTTGTCGTAACCTCACTTGTTTGGTATGTAGAACAATTACGTTTTCAAAAAACGGCATTTCATATCGTTCAAGATTTACGTACAGGCTTATTTCAAGACCTACAAAAGAAAGGGATGCGTTTTTATGATCAAGTCCCTTCAGGTAGTATCGTCTCGCGTTTAACCAATGACACAGAAGCGATCACTGATATGTTTGTATCAGTACTTTCAACAGCGGTTTCGGCTGTGTTTATGTTGACAGGTATCTACATTACAATGTTTATCCTCAACGTTAAGTTAGCGCTGATATGTTTATTGCTACTACCGATTTCAATTTGGATTATCTTTTTGTACCAAAAATACAGTACAACTTTTTATCAACAAGCTCGTGAACAACTAAGTGAAATGAATGCAAAGCTAGCAGAATCAATTTCGGGAATGCCGATTATTCAACAATTTAGCCAAGAAAAACGTTTACGTAACGAATTTTCGGAAACCAATGAAGCATACTTTGAAGCAAGCTTTAGAAACACTAAATTGAATGGTTTATTATTAGGACCTGCTATTCAATTACTCTCAGGTTTAGGGATTGCTATTATACTTTTCTACTTCGGTTGGGCATCGTTTTCAGGTGCTGTATCAGTCGGTGTGGTATTTGTATTCATTAGCTATATCCAACAACTCTTTAACCCAATCCAACAAATTATGGAACGTTTGGCATTCTTCCAACAAGCAGTTGTTGCATCGTCACGTATCTTTAAAATGATGGATAATCACGAATATGCACCAAAACAGGCAGAAACAACACATCGTGTTATCAAAAAAGGTGAAGTTGAATTTAAAAACGTATCTTTTTCATATGATGGTAAACAAGATGTGTTATCGAATATCTCTTTCGTCGCACGTCCAGGGGAAACCGTTGCTTTAGTTGGGCATACAGGAAGTGGTAAAAGCTCGATTATCAACTTAATGATGCGCTTCTACGAATTCGAACGTGGAGATATTTTGATTGATGGTGTATCAATTAAAGAGTATCCAACAGCAGAATTACGTGAGAAAATGGGCTTGGTTTTACAGGATTCATTCCTCTATTATGGAACGATTTCTGATAACATTCGATTGAAAAATGAGAACTTAACACAAGCTCAAATTGAAGAAGCGGCTGAATTTGTTCAAGCTGACCGTTTTATCAATGAATTTCCAAATGGGTATGAACACCGTGTTGTTGAACGTGGTGCAGCCTTCTCACAAGGTCAAAAACAATTACTTTCATTTGCACGTACAATTGTGACTGATCCGAAAATTTTAGTGCTCGATGAAGCAACAGCAAGCATTGATACTGAAACAGAACAACTTATTCAAGAAGGTTTGGTTCGAATTCGTCAAGGACGTACAACGATTGCGATTGCACATCGTCTGTCAACGATTCGTGATGCAGAACAAATTCTTGTATTGGATCATGGTAAAATTGTTGAACGCGGTACGCATGATGAACTAGTGGCTCAACGAGGTATCTACTTCAGTATGTATGAATTACAAAATAAATCGGAAACTGTGATTGATTAA
- a CDS encoding ABC transporter ATP-binding protein, producing the protein MKIFKDLWWFFKQEKRAYIIGVIALVTVSLLSLIPARLIGKTVDAIADRSLTMGSFLTIIATLVVTAGIMYGLRYVWRAYIFGSSLRLERQMRNSLFKHLTNMSGSFFQKHRTGDLMAHATNDLKSIQQVAGAGILTLADSVLTGGMVIVTMATLINWKLTLIALLPMPLIAISSQFLGKKLHISFRDAQSAFSDMNDYAQETIGGTKVTKTFGQEEAEIKHFQSQTNDVRKKNVIVARLDSAFDPAINIIVALSYALTLFGGAYLIRQSEITIGDLVSFITYLGMLVWPMLAFGFLYNILERGSASYDRVAILMANEAEVTDREGAVDVTPTGDITVDVEEVRYADDKLALHNIHFKIGAGETLGIVGRTGAGKTTLVQMLLRQVNHYEGLITIGGRDIKDYTLDSLRRSIGYVPQDQFLFSTTIRENIRFGRPEATQEEVEAVTRLTAIHDDIEAFTEGYDTVVGERGVSLSGGQKQRISIARALLMNPELLILDDALSAVDAKTEEAIVSALKETRSDKTTIICAHRLSSVQHSEQILVLENGELAQSGRHAELMLSDGWYSQIFEQQQLVQASEGGEG; encoded by the coding sequence ATGAAAATATTTAAAGATTTATGGTGGTTCTTCAAACAAGAAAAAAGAGCGTATATTATTGGGGTAATTGCTTTGGTAACGGTTTCATTGTTATCATTAATTCCTGCGCGTTTGATCGGTAAAACCGTTGATGCCATTGCAGACCGAAGTTTAACGATGGGATCTTTTCTTACTATTATTGCAACACTCGTCGTTACCGCTGGGATTATGTATGGGTTACGTTATGTTTGGCGAGCTTACATTTTCGGCTCTTCATTACGACTTGAACGACAAATGCGTAACAGTTTGTTCAAACATCTTACTAACATGTCAGGTTCGTTCTTTCAAAAACATCGTACAGGTGATTTGATGGCACATGCAACAAATGATTTGAAAAGTATTCAACAAGTTGCGGGTGCTGGTATTTTGACATTAGCCGATTCAGTTTTAACTGGGGGAATGGTTATCGTCACAATGGCAACACTTATCAACTGGAAATTAACATTGATTGCTCTATTGCCAATGCCTTTAATTGCAATATCTTCGCAATTTTTAGGTAAAAAATTACATATCAGTTTTAGAGATGCACAAAGTGCTTTCTCTGATATGAATGATTACGCCCAAGAAACAATCGGGGGTACAAAAGTAACTAAAACATTTGGTCAAGAAGAAGCTGAAATTAAGCATTTTCAGTCACAAACAAATGACGTACGTAAAAAAAATGTCATCGTGGCACGTCTCGATTCAGCGTTTGACCCTGCGATTAATATTATCGTTGCTTTAAGTTACGCATTGACTTTATTTGGTGGTGCTTACCTTATTCGTCAATCAGAAATAACGATTGGGGATTTAGTTTCATTTATTACATATTTAGGTATGTTAGTATGGCCAATGCTCGCTTTTGGGTTTTTATATAATATACTTGAACGTGGATCGGCATCTTATGACCGTGTCGCTATTTTAATGGCTAACGAAGCAGAGGTCACTGATCGTGAAGGCGCGGTTGATGTGACACCAACAGGTGATATTACAGTGGACGTTGAAGAAGTCCGTTACGCGGATGATAAATTAGCCTTGCACAATATTCACTTCAAGATCGGTGCAGGTGAAACATTAGGTATCGTTGGGCGCACAGGTGCAGGTAAAACGACACTTGTTCAAATGCTCTTACGTCAAGTGAATCATTATGAAGGACTTATCACAATTGGTGGACGTGACATTAAGGATTACACGCTTGATTCGCTACGCCGTTCAATTGGGTACGTTCCACAAGATCAATTTTTATTCTCAACAACGATTCGTGAAAATATTCGTTTTGGTCGTCCAGAAGCCACACAAGAAGAAGTTGAAGCAGTTACTCGTTTAACAGCGATTCATGACGACATCGAGGCCTTTACTGAAGGTTACGATACAGTAGTCGGTGAACGTGGTGTTTCATTATCCGGGGGACAAAAGCAACGTATTTCGATTGCACGTGCCTTATTAATGAATCCCGAATTACTCATTTTGGATGATGCCTTGTCTGCAGTAGATGCTAAAACTGAAGAGGCGATTGTCAGCGCCTTGAAAGAAACACGTTCTGATAAAACAACAATTATTTGTGCTCACCGTTTAAGTTCAGTTCAACACAGTGAACAAATTTTGGTGTTAGAAAATGGTGAATTGGCTCAATCAGGTCGTCATGCAGAATTAATGTTAAGCGATGGTTGGTACAGTCAAATTTTTGAACAACAACAACTTGTACAAGCGTCAGAAGGAGGTGAGGGCTAA
- a CDS encoding MFS transporter, whose product MKILLSKNIKTTLTTSFMSSLIYACTMPFMIIYLAKHTPTGTAGIIVILNVAVSFLAGIIGGYLADNHQRKRILFVFQTLYAVGLLTIVFNLSGLLAHINWLVVGYFICGAAYNFYTPAYSAVVLDSTTRENRKKVYQYEYWIFNLSMAIGASIGGFAFKNYLLPLFIGAVIMQLIVTFFLQMNLRYENKIMDRKDTKVIRHLFSTYAKVAKDRRWLMFVVGMALYQAAEFTMGTYTGVRLSKEFDMIHLFNIAIDGVRMLSVLQVINTLMVVFLTFLLTRITAGLKEKYVVFFGLLIYVTGYGVMATANSITLLVPIMVIVTIGELVATPLLSAREVDLIPDDKQASYLSFSGLSFQFAQLVAGFALTLGGFVSAFYISVYIIVLGVIGVLFVSISLYHRKHQKTNPEATSRI is encoded by the coding sequence ATGAAAATTTTATTATCAAAAAATATTAAAACGACCTTAACAACATCATTTATGAGCAGTTTAATCTACGCTTGTACGATGCCGTTTATGATTATTTACTTGGCAAAACATACGCCAACAGGAACAGCAGGAATTATTGTTATTCTGAATGTTGCTGTATCTTTTTTAGCAGGAATTATTGGTGGCTATTTGGCAGATAACCATCAACGAAAGCGAATTTTATTCGTGTTTCAAACACTGTATGCTGTTGGATTGTTAACAATTGTTTTTAATCTCAGTGGTTTGCTCGCTCACATTAATTGGTTGGTTGTGGGTTACTTTATTTGTGGAGCAGCTTATAACTTCTACACGCCAGCATACTCAGCTGTTGTGTTGGATTCAACCACGAGGGAAAATCGTAAGAAAGTCTATCAATATGAATATTGGATTTTTAATTTATCGATGGCTATTGGTGCATCAATCGGTGGATTTGCCTTCAAAAATTATTTGTTACCGCTATTTATAGGAGCGGTAATCATGCAGCTTATCGTCACGTTTTTTCTACAAATGAACTTGCGATATGAAAACAAGATAATGGATCGTAAAGATACTAAAGTTATACGTCATCTTTTTTCAACATACGCAAAGGTGGCGAAAGATCGCCGTTGGTTAATGTTTGTTGTTGGTATGGCTTTGTATCAAGCGGCAGAATTCACAATGGGAACTTATACAGGTGTGCGTCTGTCAAAAGAGTTTGATATGATTCATCTCTTTAACATTGCCATTGATGGTGTTAGAATGTTGAGCGTTTTACAAGTTATCAATACGTTAATGGTTGTTTTTTTAACCTTTTTATTAACGCGTATAACAGCAGGCTTAAAAGAAAAGTATGTTGTCTTTTTTGGACTACTTATCTATGTAACAGGGTATGGAGTGATGGCAACGGCAAATAGTATCACGTTATTAGTACCGATTATGGTCATCGTTACGATTGGTGAATTGGTTGCAACGCCATTATTAAGCGCAAGAGAAGTTGACTTAATTCCTGATGATAAACAAGCATCTTACTTAAGTTTTTCGGGTTTATCATTTCAATTTGCTCAGCTAGTTGCAGGTTTTGCTTTAACATTAGGCGGCTTTGTCAGCGCATTCTACATCAGTGTCTATATCATCGTTTTAGGAGTTATTGGTGTCTTATTTGTATCAATTAGCTTATATCATCGAAAACATCAAAAGACCAATCCTGAGGCTACTAGTCGGATATAA
- a CDS encoding YneF family protein, translated as MSLWLGITLIVVALAAGLALGFFLARRYMMKYLQENPPVNEQMLTMMMAQMGQKPSQKKVNQMMSAMSKQQAAAPAKEKEKKKKKK; from the coding sequence ATGAGTTTATGGTTAGGAATTACACTTATTGTAGTTGCACTTGCTGCGGGTCTAGCACTCGGTTTCTTTTTAGCACGTCGCTATATGATGAAGTATCTACAAGAAAACCCACCTGTTAACGAGCAAATGTTAACAATGATGATGGCGCAAATGGGTCAAAAACCATCACAAAAAAAGGTCAACCAAATGATGTCTGCAATGAGCAAACAACAAGCGGCTGCACCTGCTAAAGAAAAAGAAAAGAAGAAAAAGAAAAAATAA
- the tkt gene encoding transketolase, whose product MFDKVDQLAVNSIRTLSMDAIQKANSGHPGLPLGAAPMAYTLWSRFLNVNPSNTTWSNRDRFVLSAGHGSMLLYSLLHLSGFKLSIEDLKNFRQWDSLTPGHPEFGHTDGVEATTGPLGQGIGMAVGFAMAERHLAGMYNKDKFNVVDHYTYALCGDGDLMEGVSAEAVSMAGHEQLDKLIVLYDSNDISLDGDLDRSFSESVQKRFDSYNWQHLLVKDGNDLAEIEAAIAEAKANTTQPTIIEIKTVIGFGSPKQGTSAVHGAPLGPEGISETKAAYGWDLPDFTVPEEVYARYQANVADRGAKAETEWNALFASYKAEYPELAQQFVDSFEGKLPAGWDADLPSFDEGSSTASRASSGEVINAIADKVPFFFGGSADLAGSNNTTIKSDGQFTVDAPEQRNIWFGVREFAMATALNGMSLHGGLRVYGGTFFVFSDYLKAAARLAAIQHQPVTYVLTHDSVAVGEDGPTHEPVEQLASLRSIPNMVVIRPADGNEVKAAWTIALESQDHPTALVLSRQNLPVVAGSASKAADGVRKGGYVISPSTKDVADAILIATGSEVNLAVQAQAALAAKGTDVSVVSIPSFNLFDKQSAEYKESVLPNAVRKRVGIEMGSSFGWGKYVGLDGTVIAIDTFGASAPGEKIIEEYGFTVDNVVKAVESL is encoded by the coding sequence ATGTTTGATAAAGTTGATCAACTCGCAGTGAATTCAATCAGAACTCTTTCAATGGATGCTATTCAAAAGGCCAATTCAGGACATCCAGGTTTGCCGTTAGGTGCAGCACCAATGGCATACACACTATGGTCACGTTTCTTAAACGTTAACCCAAGCAATACAACATGGTCAAACCGTGATCGTTTTGTGCTTTCAGCAGGACACGGTTCAATGTTGTTATACAGCTTGTTACATTTATCAGGTTTCAAATTAAGTATTGAAGACCTTAAAAACTTCCGTCAATGGGATAGTTTAACTCCAGGACACCCTGAATTTGGACATACTGATGGCGTAGAAGCAACAACTGGTCCACTTGGACAAGGTATCGGTATGGCTGTTGGTTTTGCAATGGCAGAACGTCATTTAGCTGGGATGTATAACAAAGATAAATTCAACGTTGTTGACCATTATACATACGCTTTATGTGGTGATGGCGATTTAATGGAAGGTGTTTCAGCAGAAGCGGTTTCAATGGCTGGTCATGAGCAATTAGATAAATTAATTGTCCTTTATGATTCTAATGATATTTCATTAGACGGTGATTTAGATCGTTCATTCTCTGAGAGCGTTCAAAAACGTTTTGATTCTTATAACTGGCAACATTTATTAGTTAAAGATGGTAATGATCTAGCTGAAATTGAAGCGGCAATTGCAGAAGCTAAAGCTAATACTACTCAGCCAACAATTATCGAAATTAAAACAGTTATTGGTTTTGGTTCTCCAAAACAAGGTACAAGTGCTGTCCATGGCGCGCCTCTTGGTCCAGAAGGTATTTCTGAAACAAAAGCTGCTTATGGTTGGGATTTACCAGACTTTACAGTGCCTGAAGAAGTATATGCTCGCTACCAAGCAAACGTTGCTGATCGTGGTGCAAAAGCTGAAACCGAATGGAATGCATTATTTGCTTCTTACAAAGCTGAATACCCAGAATTAGCTCAACAATTTGTTGATTCTTTTGAAGGTAAATTACCTGCAGGTTGGGATGCTGATCTTCCATCATTTGATGAAGGCTCTTCAACAGCTTCTCGTGCATCAAGCGGTGAAGTAATCAATGCAATCGCAGATAAAGTTCCATTCTTCTTCGGTGGTTCTGCCGATTTAGCTGGATCAAATAATACGACTATTAAATCAGATGGTCAATTTACAGTTGATGCTCCAGAACAACGTAATATCTGGTTTGGTGTACGTGAATTCGCAATGGCTACTGCGTTAAACGGTATGTCGCTACATGGTGGTTTACGCGTTTACGGTGGTACGTTCTTCGTATTCTCAGATTACCTTAAAGCAGCAGCTCGTTTAGCTGCAATTCAACACCAACCTGTAACTTACGTGCTAACACATGATTCAGTTGCTGTAGGTGAAGATGGCCCAACACATGAGCCAGTAGAACAACTTGCAAGCTTACGTTCTATTCCGAACATGGTTGTTATTCGTCCAGCGGATGGTAACGAAGTAAAAGCGGCATGGACTATTGCGTTGGAATCACAAGATCATCCAACAGCATTGGTATTGTCTCGTCAAAACTTACCAGTGGTTGCAGGTTCAGCAAGCAAAGCAGCAGACGGCGTTCGTAAAGGTGGTTATGTAATCTCACCATCTACTAAAGATGTTGCTGATGCTATCTTAATTGCTACTGGTTCAGAAGTTAACTTAGCTGTACAAGCACAAGCTGCGTTGGCTGCTAAAGGTACTGATGTTTCTGTTGTCAGCATTCCATCGTTTAACTTGTTTGATAAACAATCAGCTGAATATAAAGAGTCTGTTTTACCAAACGCTGTTCGTAAACGTGTGGGTATTGAAATGGGTAGCTCATTCGGTTGGGGTAAATATGTTGGTTTAGATGGTACTGTTATCGCAATTGATACTTTCGGTGCTTCTGCTCCAGGAGAAAAAATCATCGAGGAATACGGTTTTACAGTTGATAATGTTGTAAAAGCTGTTGAATCTTTATAA
- a CDS encoding choloylglycine hydrolase family protein — translation MIGCSSFTLTSKDNKHLLSRTMDFGIEMAEQVVFVPRNKTFDLTYTTSDSTTSKFAFIGMGQILNNSPILFDGINEKGLMGATLYFPGYATYKDTAADETLAISPDKVIPYILSQATTVEDVKTQLLESITLINDTNPIISKLPPLHFIFSDKTGATIIVEPMPNGLNIIEDSIGVMTNSPDYSWHETNLRNYITVTPHQHEPITLANKELSAFSQGSGTFGLPGDYTPPARFVRVAYLRNFSKQPENEIEAVSLSHHILESVSIPNGVVIDPQGEPDYTCYSSYMCAESLSFYFAVYSNQRLQKITLNDELIASTEYKEFKVQTEEDINCLN, via the coding sequence ATGATAGGTTGCAGTAGTTTTACATTAACATCAAAAGATAATAAACATTTGCTTTCTCGAACAATGGACTTTGGAATCGAAATGGCGGAACAAGTTGTTTTTGTTCCACGCAACAAAACATTTGATTTAACTTATACAACGTCAGATTCAACAACATCAAAATTTGCTTTTATCGGTATGGGGCAAATTTTAAATAATTCACCGATTCTTTTTGATGGTATTAATGAAAAAGGTCTTATGGGAGCAACCCTCTATTTTCCAGGTTACGCAACTTATAAAGACACAGCAGCAGACGAAACACTCGCAATTTCTCCTGATAAAGTTATCCCCTACATATTATCGCAAGCAACAACGGTCGAAGATGTCAAAACACAGTTACTAGAATCTATTACACTTATTAATGATACCAACCCCATTATCAGTAAATTGCCACCTCTACATTTTATCTTTTCTGATAAAACAGGAGCAACAATTATTGTTGAACCGATGCCCAATGGTTTAAATATCATTGAAGATTCTATCGGGGTGATGACGAATAGTCCTGACTATTCTTGGCACGAAACAAATTTACGCAACTACATCACAGTGACACCTCACCAACATGAACCGATTACTCTGGCAAATAAAGAACTGTCAGCTTTCAGTCAAGGATCAGGTACATTTGGTTTACCAGGTGACTATACCCCTCCTGCTCGTTTTGTGAGAGTGGCTTACTTAAGAAACTTTTCTAAACAACCCGAAAATGAAATTGAAGCCGTCAGTTTATCTCATCATATTCTGGAATCAGTTAGTATTCCTAATGGAGTGGTGATTGATCCACAAGGTGAACCTGACTACACATGTTACAGTAGCTACATGTGCGCCGAATCATTAAGTTTTTATTTTGCTGTTTATAGCAACCAACGACTTCAAAAAATAACATTGAACGATGAACTTATCGCTTCAACCGAATATAAGGAATTTAAGGTACAGACTGAAGAGGATATCAACTGTCTTAACTAA
- the yneA gene encoding cell division suppressor protein YneA translates to MKTLISRIWTNFSFVIIFTLISACFFLIVGFKTAGIDESKYEQYTIVESDNLWTIAENYASSTKEVQSMVQWMSENNDLINENKLEAGTKIYIPVKKQQTADEIMYANND, encoded by the coding sequence ATGAAAACTTTAATATCACGTATTTGGACTAATTTTTCTTTTGTTATTATCTTTACACTTATTAGTGCTTGTTTTTTCCTAATAGTAGGTTTTAAAACAGCTGGCATAGATGAAAGTAAGTACGAACAATATACTATTGTAGAATCAGATAACCTTTGGACAATTGCTGAAAATTACGCCTCGTCAACTAAAGAAGTACAATCAATGGTGCAATGGATGAGTGAGAATAACGACCTTATTAATGAGAATAAATTGGAAGCGGGCACTAAAATTTACATTCCTGTAAAAAAACAACAGACTGCTGATGAAATCATGTATGCAAATAATGATTAG
- the lexA gene encoding transcriptional repressor LexA: MKLSKRQSEIFEFLKDEVKSKGYPPSVREIGEAVGLASSSTVHGHLERLEQKGLIKRDPSKPRAIEIMDDSPKVGTVNVPLVGKVTAGVPITAIENVEEYFPLPESMLVNDATLFMLKVDGESMINAGILDGDKLIVRQQNTAYDNDIVIAMTEDDEATCKRFFKESNRIRLQPENDSMEPIYLPNVSILGKVVGVFREM, translated from the coding sequence ATGAAACTTTCTAAACGTCAAAGTGAAATATTTGAATTTTTAAAAGACGAAGTAAAATCAAAAGGTTATCCGCCCTCTGTTCGAGAAATCGGTGAAGCAGTTGGCCTTGCATCAAGTTCTACTGTACACGGTCACCTTGAACGCCTTGAACAAAAAGGGCTAATCAAACGCGATCCTTCTAAACCAAGAGCAATCGAAATAATGGATGATTCACCTAAAGTTGGCACTGTGAATGTGCCATTGGTTGGTAAAGTAACAGCTGGTGTTCCTATTACTGCAATAGAAAATGTTGAGGAATACTTCCCGCTTCCTGAATCAATGCTTGTCAATGATGCCACATTATTCATGCTAAAAGTTGACGGTGAAAGTATGATAAATGCAGGTATTTTGGATGGAGATAAATTAATCGTCCGCCAACAAAATACGGCTTACGATAACGATATTGTTATTGCTATGACAGAGGATGACGAAGCAACTTGTAAACGATTCTTTAAGGAAAGTAACCGTATACGACTTCAACCTGAAAACGATTCGATGGAACCCATCTACTTACCAAATGTATCTATTCTTGGTAAAGTTGTAGGTGTATTTAGAGAAATGTAG
- a CDS encoding cysteine hydrolase family protein gives MKPLADALIIIDLQNGVCYNDTEIFNLSSLVTLINKRMLDYTSQGKNIIIVQHTDEDLIQGQSPWEVIPSLDKGKATHYIQKTHANSFYKTNLKELLEQEHINRIEICGAQTEYCVDATVKNAHALGYLIQMLRGGTTTYSNAFMSAENTVRFYENIWDNRFATFI, from the coding sequence ATGAAGCCTTTAGCTGATGCTCTAATCATTATCGATTTACAGAATGGCGTGTGTTACAACGACACAGAAATTTTCAATCTATCTTCATTAGTTACTCTAATAAATAAACGTATGCTTGATTATACGTCTCAAGGGAAAAACATCATCATTGTTCAACATACTGACGAAGATTTGATTCAAGGACAGTCCCCTTGGGAAGTCATCCCCTCGTTGGACAAGGGAAAAGCGACTCATTATATTCAAAAAACACATGCCAATTCTTTTTATAAGACTAATTTAAAAGAATTGCTTGAACAAGAACATATAAACCGTATCGAAATTTGTGGTGCTCAAACCGAATATTGTGTGGATGCAACTGTAAAAAATGCTCATGCACTGGGTTATTTAATCCAAATGTTAAGAGGTGGCACAACAACTTATTCTAATGCTTTTATGAGTGCAGAAAATACGGTGCGTTTTTATGAAAATATATGGGATAATCGCTTTGCCACTTTTATTTAA
- a CDS encoding uroporphyrinogen-III synthase, whose protein sequence is MARIIVTRMPHQAATLCQLINETGHEAVLFPVLKIEPLNQAEITKKLRALTAADFVVFTSQNTVHRVLDSGPNRQFKAISIGPATSQVLESYGLKPVIEAADFISSGLFEVIAQQLKDTDRIWLPQSARATNELAEKLATVCEVEHTSVYTVVEAKREPFQFKADDTVVFTSPSAVIAFINLLTAEEHQLLSQLTLLSIGPVTTAVIVEKGLNVAYEAHPYHIEGFRSYFKNQKKV, encoded by the coding sequence ATGGCACGAATCATTGTGACTCGAATGCCTCATCAAGCAGCAACTTTGTGTCAGTTGATCAATGAGACAGGTCATGAAGCCGTTCTTTTCCCTGTTCTTAAAATTGAGCCTCTAAATCAGGCTGAAATCACAAAAAAATTACGTGCATTAACGGCTGCTGATTTTGTTGTATTCACGAGCCAAAATACCGTTCATCGGGTGTTAGATAGTGGACCCAATAGACAGTTCAAAGCTATTTCAATCGGTCCGGCAACATCGCAGGTATTAGAATCTTATGGTCTTAAACCTGTGATTGAAGCTGCTGATTTTATATCAAGTGGATTGTTTGAGGTTATAGCACAACAACTGAAAGATACAGATCGGATATGGTTACCGCAATCTGCACGAGCAACCAATGAATTAGCAGAAAAGTTAGCGACTGTTTGTGAGGTTGAACATACAAGTGTCTACACTGTCGTTGAAGCAAAAAGAGAACCGTTTCAATTTAAGGCAGATGATACGGTTGTGTTTACAAGTCCTTCGGCTGTTATTGCTTTTATTAACTTATTAACTGCTGAAGAACATCAGTTGTTGTCTCAATTGACATTATTATCGATTGGACCAGTGACAACGGCTGTTATTGTAGAAAAGGGATTAAATGTTGCTTATGAAGCGCATCCTTATCATATAGAAGGTTTTCGTTCGTATTTCAAAAACCAAAAAAAGGTATAA